In Cydia splendana chromosome 26, ilCydSple1.2, whole genome shotgun sequence, the following are encoded in one genomic region:
- the LOC134803403 gene encoding large ribosomal subunit protein eL32, with protein sequence MAIRPVYRPTIVKKRTKRFIRHQSDRYDKLKRNWRKPRGIDNRVRRRFKGQYLMPGIGYGSNKKTRHMLPNGFRKVLVHNVRELEILMMQNRTYCAEIAHAVSAKKRAAIVARAQQLSVRVTNASARLRTQESE encoded by the exons ATGGCAATCAGACCAGTATACAGGCCTACGATCGTTAAAAAGAGGACGAAAAGATTCATTCGTCACCAGTCAGACCGATATGACAAACTCAAGCGTAACTGGCGTAAACCGAGAG GTATTGACAACAGGGTGCGCAGGCGCTTCAAGGGCCAGTACCTGATGCCCGGCATCGGCTACGGTTCCAACAAGAAGACCCGTCACATGCTCCCCAACGGCTTCCGCAAG GTGCTGGTCCACAACGTCCGTGAGCTGGAGATCCTGATGATGCAGAACCGCACATACTGCGCCGAGATCGCGCACGCAGTCTCCGCGAAGAAGCGCGCCGCCATCGTCGCGCGCGCGCAACAGCTTTCCGTGCGCGTCACTAATGCTAGCGCGCGTCTGCGTACGCAGGAGAGCGAATAA